The proteins below are encoded in one region of Phaeodactylum tricornutum CCAP 1055/1 chromosome 3, complete sequence:
- a CDS encoding predicted protein, translating into EPLFAFMKGISDDLAARVPLYKDDWSRPKSIYTVVNATFFAFVIQLIPALIFAELMDRQTQGNLATAETLLSSAIIGIIYAIFAGQPLVIMGITGPVAILLGTSYSLTEKFDAEYFPFFFWICIWAGLMHIISAMVGLVSLVWKVTPFTSQIFELFIAITFIYASVRDLIEPIYFGQEDSRPDRSAQYASLLIGLVTFYVAWTLHFAETWVMFTRQVRTFLTSYNTLLAVVFGTAFSYLPGVDLAQNGVAGIFAAIIPGFMFFLLFIIDHNVSSILTQSPKFNLKKPAAYHWDFFVLGITFIPCAILGLPPGNGLIPQAPLHARALCTRAYATDEHGVKREIVTHVEEQRWSALAQASLMFVALAAFTVISWIPRGCLFGLFLYLGMGALHGNEIWERVTLGFIVSKKRPPIPVVREVPWRTVQCWTVIQLSLAFLIFGVAQFADIGYIYPALLTALVPVRSYVMERIFKQEDIKFLD; encoded by the exons GAGCCTTTGTTTGCTTTTATGAAGGGAATCAGCGATGATTTAGCGGCTCGCGTTCCACTCTACAAGGACGACTGGAGTCGTCCAAAAAGCATATATACTGTTGTGAACGCAACATTCTTTGCCTTCGTTATCCAACTTATTCCGGCGCTTATTTTTGCCGAGCTCATGGATCGACAAACACAAGGAAATCTCGCCACCGCGGAAACTTTGTTGAGCTCAGCAATCATTGGAATTATTTACGCCATTTTCGCCGGGCAGCCGCTCGTGATCATGGGAATTACAGGTCCTGTTGCCATTCTCCTTGGAACTTCTTACAGTCTTACCGAAAAATTTGATGCTGAGTATTTtccctttttcttttggatttgcaTTTGGGCTGGTCTCATGCATATCATTTCGGCCATGGTTGGTCTGGTTAGTTTAGTTTGGAAGGTAACACCGTTCACGAGCCAGATATTCGAGCTTTTCATCGCCATTACATTCATTTACGCTTCTGTCCGTGATTTGATCGAGCCGATATATTTTGGGCAGGAAGACAGTCGTCCAGATCGCAGTGCTCAATACGCATCGCTCTTGATCGGACTTGTGACGTTCTACGTTGCTTGGACCTTGCATTTTGCGGAAACGTGGGTTATGTTCACGCGCCAAGTACGCACGTTCTTGACCAGCTACAATACGCTCCTAGCCGTGGTTTTTGGAACGGCTTTCAGCTATTTGCCCGGTGTAGATCTCGCCCAAAATGGAGTCG CCGGTATTTTTGCCGCCATTATACCTGGATTTatgttctttcttctctttaTCATCGATCATAACGTGTCGTCTATTCTGACGCAGTCGCCAAAGTTCAACCTTAAGAAACCAGCGGCGTATCATTGGgactttttcgttttgggCATAACATTCATTCCGTGTGCAATTCTTGGACTACCTCCTGGTAATGGATTGATTCCGCAGGCTCCACTGCACGCCCGAGCTCTGTGTACACGTGCCTACGCAACAGACGAACACGGAGTAAAACGAGAAATTGTGACTCACGTTGAGGAACAGCGTTGGTCGGCTTTGGCGCAAGCGTCTCTAATGTTTGTTGCCTTAGCCGCCTTCACAGTTATCAGCTGGATTCCACGTGGCTGTCTATTTGGTTTATTTTTATACCTCGGAATGGGAGCTCTGCATGGCAACGAGATCTGGGAGCGCGTAACGTTGGGCTTCATTGTTTCAAAAAAGCGCCCTCCTATTCCTGTTGTCCGGGAAGTTCCATGGCGCACAGTGCAGTGCTGGACTGTCATTCAACTATCCCTTGCTTTTTTAATTTTTGGAGTGGCCCAATTTGCAGATATCGGATATATATACCCTGCACTGTTGACTGCTTTAGTACCTGTCAGGTCGTACGTAATGGAGCGTATCTTTAAACAAGAAGATATCAAATTTCTCGAT
- a CDS encoding predicted protein: MALRYLRTKPLCSPLRPPSHSGLLPSCAVNATPDPYHNGTAPALLRGAPGTTRLPICIDPKEENHCDVLQQTMLVAKHKRAQLEQQYVSLMAHYVDVAQALQHATQNQQSPGNVLDAGQNTASLTTVVVTEEEDKSEVVDQLRDTVTALSNELEQGQAQNAAIASKLWESCLAQDKWVAMMNILRQETEGILHRRNVLLESDVALERLAAKELARKGQTKTTDPGWTGRVWSLRKSPRRRHQPAKRTKPMMGGQRGQSGRRGV, translated from the exons ATGGCGCTTCGTTATCTGCGTACAAAGCCACTGTGTTCTCCTTTACG accTCCGTCACATTCAGGCTTATTGCCAAGCTGTGCAGTAAACGCGACACCCGACCCCTACCACAACGGCACCGCACCCGCTCTGCTCCGCGGAGCTCCGGGGACAACGCGGTTGCCCATTTGCATTGAtccgaaagaagaaaatcaTTGTGATGTCTtgcaacaaacaatgctGGTCGCGAAACACAAACGGGCCCAACTCGAGCAACAGTACGTGTCCCTCATGGCCCACTACGTGGATGTTGCACAAGCCTTGCAACATGCCACACAGAACCAGC AAAGCCCGGGCAATGTTCTGGATGCGGGCCAAAACACCGCCTCCTTAACAACTGTGGTCGTGaccgaggaagaagacaaatCTGAAGTGGTAGACCAGTTGCGAGACACTGTCACGGCCTTGTCCAATGAACTGGAGCAGGGACAAGCGCAAAATGCCGCAATTGCGTCGAAATTGTGGGAATCCTGTTTGGCTCAGGACAAATGGGTCGCCATGATGAACATTCTCCGTcaagaaacggaaggcatCTTGCACCGCCGTAACGTCTTGTTGGAATCTGACGTGGCGTTGGAACGTTTAGCGGCAAAGGAACTGGCTAGGAAGGGACAGACAAAAACGACGGATCCGGGGTGGACCGGCAGAGTTTGGTCCCTCCGGAAGtcaccacgacgacggcaCCAACCTGCAAAGCGGACAAAGCCAATGATGGGGGGGCAACGAGGACAGTCTGGACGGAGAGGAGTATGA
- a CDS encoding predicted protein, with product MKRIRPRARDDAAASEITSSSDECYNPLVPHSVLLSHDVQLQHELLRDNTTSIFIQILHTPLPPTSGGRTQAETPHHEEDLRMRRQSLASSMQASQQSPKVLLSAYVQQRGNLARVLSSIEKNSRQIQPIILTTDASSEHDGHYPFSATTTLPDNDEDVVLEDDAVLYFPVEELLNNYMV from the exons ATGAAACGAATCCGGCCCCGTGCGC GCGACGATGCCGCCGCTTCCGAAATAACCTCGTCTTCGGACGAGTGCTACAATCCGCTCGTCCCCCACAGTGTTTTGCTCAGTCATGATGTGCAACTCCAACACGAACTGCTCCGGGACAACACCACTTCCATTTTCATTCAGATTCTGCACACTCCCCTCCCCCCTACTTCCGGGGGACGCACCCAAGCGGAAACACCCCACCACGAAGAAGACTTGCGCATGCGACGACAATCCCTCGCCTCATCCATGCAAGCCTCTCAACAGTCCCCCAAGGTGCTCTTGTCCGCATACGTACAACAACGAGGCAATCTCGCACGAGTTCTCTCCTCCATTGAAAAAAATTCGCGACAAATTCAACCCATTATCCTGACCACCGACGCCTCTTCCGAACACGACGGGCATTACCCATTCTCTGCAACCACCACTCTTCCtgacaacgacgaggacgtGGTCTTGGAGGACGATGCCGTCCTCTATTTTCCCGTGGAAGAACTCTTGAACAATTACATGGTATAA
- a CDS encoding predicted protein yields MLTSAHFKLSDFPHKVLDPIATTTVPPTYATIKLAQRQLMTNAAAIPMLNGGGAHGHMALTLTPCAYADISDVPFVIPVAPPANPPIGATPAKITENNRIHQRNANIFNLYVAVKNALRQQLLDAIPRIYVRAVAHPFFEFSNVSCLDLLQHLWTKYGTIKPAELQKKFQSMYTPWNTTEPIESVFLQLDKAIAFLTDSLDPISEAAVCAGYKVIAHSGFLPQDCKDWRKLPRTSHTLANFQTHFTLADEDRRLTATTGSLGYAKVLAANPSLAPMPGPGTLSLPFLALSVSNSSVSSADMTYCWTHGTSKNRRHTSATCKTKAPGHCDNATATNTLGGSTKVWTAPKPPE; encoded by the coding sequence ATGTTGACCTCTGCTCACTTCAAACTgagcgactttcctcacaaagtcctcgacccgatcgccaccaccaccgtccCCCCAACCTACGCCACCATCAAACTTGCACAACGCCAACTCATgaccaacgccgccgccatcccGATGCTCAACGGTGGCGGTGCTCATGGCCACATGGCCTTAACGCTCACCCCTTGCGCATATGCCGACATAAGCGACGTCCCGTTTGTCATTCCCGTCGCTCCACCCGCCAATCCTCCAATTGGCGCCACTCCTGCCAAGATTACCGAAAACAAccgcatccaccaacgcaATGCCAACATTTTCAATCTCTATGTTGCCGTCAAGAATGCTCTCCGTCAGCAGCTTCTCGACGCCATTCCCCGAATCTACGTGCGCGCAGTTGCGCACCCTTTCTTCGAATTTAGCAATGTGTCCTGCCTCGACTTGCTTCAGCACCTTTGGACCAAATACGGCACCATCAAGCCTGCTGAACTCCAGAAAAAGTTCCAATCTATGTACACCCCGTGGAACACCACCGAGCCCATTGAATCCGTTTTTCTTCAGCTCGACAAAGCCATTGCCTTCTTGACTGACAGCCTTGACCCCATCTCTGAGGCCGCCGTTTGTGCCGGCTACAAGGTTATTGCCCACTCCGGCTTTCTTCCTCAGGATTGCAAAGACTGGCGCAAATTACCCCGTACTTCTCACACGCTTGCCAACTTTCAGACCCACTTTACCCTTGCTGACGAAGACCGGCGCCTCACTGCCACAACGGGCTCCTTAGGCTACGCCAAAGTTCTTGCTGCCAATCCCTCTCTGGCTCCCATGCCTGGCCCCGGCACCCTCAGTCTCCCTTTCTTGGCGCTTTCTGTGTCCAACTCTTCTGTTAGCTCTGCCGACATGAcgtattgctggacccatggTACCAGCAAAAACCGGCGCCATACGAGCGCCACGTGCAAGACCAAGGCCCCTGGTCATTGCGACAATGCGACGGCCACCAACACTCTTGGCGGCTCCACCAAGGTTTGGACGGCCCCCAAGCCCCCTGAATAG